The following coding sequences lie in one Oncorhynchus kisutch isolate 150728-3 linkage group LG3, Okis_V2, whole genome shotgun sequence genomic window:
- the tet3 gene encoding methylcytosine dioxygenase tet3 isoform X2 yields the protein MGIRPSDGERERAAHQDRLAHWVGHIEDYRKAWLVKPSLATETVSDTGSVDGPRRGGQMETGSHDRLEEGGSLSLEPTNGVSRQPSDTNEEGGAGLDTQREPHRSGSVPSGQGWVPGQGKAPQPQKQLPCSGWSSSGRTPGKPVHEADMEDARNLVAFSASVNVGSLAPIPEAQSYTAQLYEKFNQEMGTAKGVAAQARLQAPEGGDQASPPEDLNTLQTTLKTALSQARHGHKPPNCDCDGPDCPDYLEWLEKRLKQAGAGEEQDNNTPCSKMAADTPPHQQPPHSQQPPHPHHHPHPHVNGGNPPSCPPLHPHQQGQRPGSVPCSPQVLSIAKEKNVSLQTAIAIEALTQLSATTPQTVVPPAQASSTSHQQPPLHPQHGNRLLPSSPGPISSLSSSRSQSVPPGLYPQQSSGSWEQQHRPQSQGHPAHASPLPSSTLLFPGQTQAGSPHPQQWQQQQAPGGIQEQRNRWMMMYSDSQQSHFAPPSGGHSVGDPMSELKQLLGDSSGKYINDPFKLPVPHHHIKQEPGMPQVKQEVNSGEYQSSACAYMGGRYGLMNGQQQPGYPGPPLSAGSTAIHYSTQTALQQHLHHKRNLFSNPPGPPGLCPPRPTQACQNLRKWWPQQMGPEGHLIPVAIKQEPKEPKRRKSTVGTSPLLKQPGMLHYPGPKPKTIVIKKTKQKASLPTFLPHSQISIQKPSPLTMIGALPLASAHSGSLPFPTFPLLSNPTQAAAGLPTPAQSQVSILNSSIARSVTAPAFSVNSPAVSTPLPLPAAPDAPASSGEAGATQTSTTSQSIPGLSSLDPKFEELILQFEAEFGDSSSSAPVPCPPQIQPQDQSPSASAQPNITSGQARTMSPSSTATQSCSPTPLASTTAPPADQDMEVDKENVTRGVSEASYTSATQPSIESPMEEQPEGAQLPLSLRQEVHLEQQQHRVLEDPFTVPLSPSTSPLPKHMKIETNGNVAVLSTTGSFSEGGEDDTPTKDGFPLNPSLKGFLESPLRYLDTPTKSLLDMPAKDLQAEFPTCDCVEQILEKDEGPYYNHLGSGPTVASIRDLMETRYGEKGDAIRIEKVVYTGREGKSSQGCPIAKWVIRRGSDTEKLLCLVRPRAGHHCPNAFIIILIMAWEGVPRALGDKLYRELSATLTQFGNPTSRRCGLNDDRTCACQGKDPDSCGASFSFGCSWSMYFNGCKYARSKTPRKFRLAGDHPQEEDQLRDNFQDLATEVAPLYKQLAPQAYSNQCQNETKATDCRLGLKEGRPFSGVTACMDFCAHAHKDQHNLYNGCTVVCTLTKEDNRTVGEIPEDEQLHVLPLYKAALTDEFGSEEGQRQKMRTGAIQVLNNFRREVRKLPERAKSCRQRRLDAKNRASEKKKGKQQPPTPTETPEKPGIKMEVRHAGSPVRQNGNKAIPKQEVKPTIKKEPVDQRFQPFHGQLEGYPAQAADPYHIYPSRPGYYARGGLSSNGQPPALPPPPGPVNGYRPNLPAALPYSYYTYPPNPSTLFPHELTYEGCNGSWHHMGPKFSPSPVDKKPDVQSLQARLAHSYSSPGLLEQQQHGDPANQHQRSTYPHPHQPDYNQSRPSSASSEPSHRGTPIIKQEPMDMPVYKEVNAQSCPSMPSTTLQPGAAGGPWHGHKPNGIRVPSSWEGNLQPPGPPEAPFTSDKQQFHQHGPHQTFQSPYLQEQHQHPPQQPSPYSQQWNSYHGPNTPTASPAPSPSPSIKIPPSPFPSSHPGTPHHWDSPDSSPQPKAWPMGMVPAGYSPSPVGGFPDKMWSKAGESWGSTPLGLQEKAWKSSGGSMAGTPSPAPEGRLFPDALQQSDGQSQAETPRNLEEEERWSDSEHNFLDPSIGGVAVAPAHGSILIECARRELHATTPLKRPDRSHPTRISLVFYQHKNMNQPCHGQWIWEAKMKMLAERARERQQEAALLGLPYDDIKPGKKRKLGATAAGASPGPGQTTDKREGPVTRLASTRHTTSTITVSPYAFTTLTGPYSHFV from the exons acTGTTTCGGACACTGGTTCAGTGGATGGCCCCAGAAGAGGAGGCCAGATGGAAACTGGGTCACATGACCGCCTCGAAGAAGGCGGTTCGTTGAGCCTGGAACCGACCAATGGGGTGAGCCGGCAACCCAGTGACACCAATGAAGAGGGTGGAGCCGGCCTGGACACCCAGAGGGAGCCCCATCGGTCAGGTAGTGTTCCCTCAGGACAGGGTTGGGTACCTGGGCAGGGCAAAGCCCCTCAACCCCAGAAGCAGCTGCCCTGCAGTGGCTGGAGCAGTAGTGGTAGGACTCCTGGGAAGCCCGTCCATGAGGCAGACATGGAGGACGCACGCAATCTGGTAGCCTTCTCAGCCAGCGTTAATGTGGGCTCCCTGGCCCCCATCCCCGAGGCCCAGTCCTACACCGCCCAGCTGTATGAGAAGTTCAACCAGGAGATGGGCACTGCTAAGGGGGTCGCGGCTCAAGCCAGGCTCCAAGCCCCAGAGGGAGGGGACCAGGCTAGCCCACCAGAGGACTTGAACACCCTGCAGACCACCCTGAAGACTGCCCTGAGCCAGGCGAGGCATGGCCACAAGCCCCCAAACTGTGACTGTGATGGGCCCGACTGCCCAGACTACTTGGAGTGGCTGGAAAAGAGGCTCAAACAGGCGGGGGCAGGGGAGGAGCAGGACAACAACACACCCTGTTCCAAGATGGCCGCCGACACGCCGCCTCATCAACAGCCACCACACTCACAACAGCCCCCTCACCCCCACCACCATCCTCACCCCCATGTCAATGGAGGTAACCCGCCCTCCTGTCCACCCCTTCACCCACACCAACAGGGCCAACGCCCAGGCTCTGTCCCCTGCTCCCCTCAGGTCCTCTCCATCGCCAAGGAGAAGAACGTCAGTCTGCAGACGGCCATAGCTATCGAGGCCCTGACCCAGCTGTCTGCCACCACCCCCCAGACTGTGGTCCCTCCTGCCCAGGCCTCCTCCACCAGCCACCAACAACCCCCTCTACACCCCCAGCACGGCAACCGCTTGCTCCCCTCCTCCCCCGGCCCCATTTCCTCTTTGTCCTCCTCGCGGTCACAATCTGTCCCCCCTGGACTGTACCCCCAGCAGAGCTCCGGGTCGTGGGAGCAGCAGCACAGACCCCAGTCCCAGGGTCATCCGGCCCACGCCTCCCCTCTCCCGTCCTCCACTTTGCTTTTCCCCGGGCAGACCCAGGCAGGCAGCCCCCACCCtcagcagtggcagcagcagcaggccccTGGGGGAATCCAAGAGCAGAGGAACCGGTGGATGATGATGTACTCAGACTCCCAGCAGTCTCACTTCGCCCCTCCATCCGGAGGTCACAGCGTTGGCGACCCCATGTCCGAGCTCAAACAGCTACTGGGGGACTCCAGCGGAAAGTACATAAATGACCCCTTCAAGCTGCCCGTCCCACACCACCACATCAAGCAGGAACCAGGGATGCCTCAGGTCAAGCAGGAGGTAAACTCTGGGGAGTACCAGAGCTCTGCCTGTGCCTACATGGGCGGTCGCTACGGCCTGATGAACGGCCAGCAGCAGCCTGGGTACCCTGGTCCACCTCTCTCCGCGGGCAGCACAGCCATCCACTACTCCACCCAGACAGCCCTGCAGCAGCACCTTCACCACAAGAGGAACCTCTTCTCTAACCCCCCCGGCCCCCCAGGCCTCTGCCCTCCACGGCCTACCCAGGCCTGCCAGAACCTCCGCAAGTGGTGGCCCCAACAGATGGGCCCCGAGGGCCACCTCATCCCTGTGGCCATCAAGCAGGAGCCCAAGGAGCCCAAGAGGAGGAAGAGCACGGTGGGGACATCGCCGCTCCTCAAGCAGCCAGGGATGCTGCACTATCCAGGTCCAAAACCCAAGACGATAGTCATCAAGAAAACCAAGCAGAAGGCCTCCCTGCCAACCTTCCTGCCTCACAGCCAGATCTCCATACAAAAACCATCTCCACTCACCATGATCGGAGCCCTGCCTCTGGCCAGCGCCCATTCAGGTTCTCTCCCTTTCCCTACCTTCCCCCTCCTCAGTAACCCCACTCAGGCTGCTGCAGGCCTCCCAACCCCGGCCCAATCTCAGGTATCCATTTTAAACTCTTCTATTGCACGCTCTGTCACTGCTCCTGCCTTCTCTGTAAACAGTCCAGCCGTCTCaacccctctgcctctccctgcaGCCCCGGACGCCCCGGCTAGCTCAGGGGAGGCCGGCGCCACACAGACCTCCACCACCTCTCAGTCCATACCAGGCCTCAGCTCCCTGGACCCCAAGTTTGAGGAGCTGATCCTCCAGTTCGAGGCAGAGTTCGGGGACAGTTCATCCTCGGCCCCAGTGCCCTGCCCTCCTCAGATCCAGCCTCAGGACCAGTCCCCCTCAGCCTCAGCCCAGCCCAACATTACCTCAGGACAAGCCAGGACCATGTCACCGTCCAGCACCGCCACCCAGTCCTGCAGCCCTACTCCCTTAGCTTCTACCACAGCCCCACCAGCAGACCAGGACATGGAGGTGGACAAGGAGAATGTGACAAGGGGTGTGAGTGAAGCATCCTACACCTctgccacacagccctccattgAGAGCCCCATGGAGGAGCAGCCCGAGGGGGCCCAGTTGCCTCTCTCGCTGCGCCAAGAGGTCCATCTGGAGCAACAGCAGCACCGCGTCCTTGAAGACCCCTTCACcgtgcctctctccccctccacgtCCCCGCTGCCCAAACACATGAAGATCGAGACGAATGGGAACGTGGCTGTCCTCTCCACCACGGGATCATTCTCTGAGGGGGGCGAGGACGACACCCCCACTAAGGACGGCttccccctcaacccctccctaaAAGGCTTCCTGGAGTCGCCGCTACGCTACCTGGACACGCCCACTAAAAGCCTGCTAGACATGCCCGCCAAGGACCTCCAGGCTGAGTTCCCCACCTGCGACTGTGTCG agCAAATCTTAGAGAAGGATGAGGGTCCGTACTACAATCACTTGGGCTCTGGGCCCACTGTGGCCTCCATACGAGACCTGATGGAGACCAG GTATGGAGAGAAGGGAGATGCTATCCGTATTGAAAAGGTAGTCTACACCGGCCGGGAAGGCAAGAGCTCTCAGGGATGTCCCATCGCCAAGTGG GTGATTCGTCGGGGCAGTGATACAGAGAAGTTGCTTTGTCTGGTGCGTCCCCGGGCGGGGCACCACTGTCCCAACGccttcatcatcatcctcatcatggCGTGGGAGGGCGTGCCCCGGGCGCTAGGCGACAAGCTCTATCGAGAGCTCTCCGCCACCCTCACACAGTTCGGCAACCCCACTAGCCGCCGCTGTGGACTCAACGACGA TCGTACGTGCGCGTGCCAAGGCAAGGACCCCGACAGCTGTGGAGCTTCCTTCTCCTTCGGCTGTTCCTGGAGCATGTACTTCAACGGCTGCAAGTACGCCCGCAGCAAAACACCACGCAAGTTCAGACTAGCAGGAGACCACCCCCAAGAG GAGGATCAACTCAGGGATAACTTCCAGGATCTGGCCACTGAGGTGGCTCCCCTGTACAAGCAGCTGGCCCCACAGGCCTACAGTAACCAG TGTCAGAATGAGACGAAAGCCACAGACTGCAGGTTGGGTCTGAAGGAAGGCCGGCCGTTCTCCGGAGTCACCGCCTGTATGGACTTCTGTGCCCATGCCCACAAGGACCAGCACAACCTCTACAACGGCTGCACTGTG GTGTGCACTCTGACGAAAGAGGACAACCGTACGGTGGGGGAGATCCCAGAGGACGAGCAGCTCCACGTACTTCCCCTCTACAAGGCCGCCCTCACAGACGAGTTCGGCAGCGAGGAGGGCCAGCGTCAAAAGATGCGTACAGGCGCCATTCAGGTGCTCAACAACTTCCGCCGCGAGGTCCGCAAGCTGCCCGAGCGCGCCAAGTCCTGCCGCCAGCGCCGCCTGGACGCTAAGAACCGTGCCTCCGAGAAGAAGAAGGGCAAGCAGCAGCCGCCAACGCCCACAGAGACGCCGGAGAAACCCGGGATCAAGATGGAGGTCCGGCACGCTGGCTCCCCTGTCAGACAGAATGGCAATAAAG CCATCCCTAAGCAGGAGGTGAAGCCCACCATAAAGAAGGAGCCAGTGGACCAGCGCTTCCAGCCCTTCCATGGTCAGCTGGAGGGCTACCCTGCCCAGGCTGCCGACCCCTACCACATCTACCCCTCCCGCCCTGGCTACTACGCACGGGGAGGCCTCTCTTCCAATGGCCAGCCCCCTGCACTTCCACCTCCACCAGGCCCTGTCAATGGCTACCGACCTAATCTACCGGCAGCACTGCCCTATAGCTACTACACCTACCCCCCCAACCCTAGCACACTTTTCCCCCATGAGCTCACTTACGAGGGCTGCAACGGCTCCTGGCACCACATGGGGCCCAAGTTTTCCCCCAGTCCTGTGGACAAGAAGCCAGACGTTCAGAGCCTCCAGGCCAGGCTGGCTCACTCCTACTCGAGCCCAGGCCTCCTTGAGCAGCAGCAGCACGGAGACCCAGCCAACCAACACCAACGCAGCACTTACCCACACCCTCACCAGCCTGACTACAACCAATCACGTCCCTCCTCAGCCTCTTCAGAGCCCTCCCACAGAGGGACCCCCATCATCAAGCAGGAGCCCATGGATATGCCAGTTTATAAGGAGGTCAATGCCCAGAGCTGTCCCAGCATGCCCAGCACCACCCTTCAGCCTGGTGCTGCTGGAGGGCCCTGGCATGGGCACAAGCCCAACGGCATTAGGGTGCCCAGCAGTTGGGAAGGCAACCTCCAACCACCAGGCCCCCCAGAGGCTCCCTTCACTTCAGACAAGCAGCAGTTTCACCAGCACGGACCTCACCAGACTTTCCAGTCCCCATACCTCCAAGAACAGCATCAGCATCCCCCACAACAGCCCTCCCCATACTCCCAGCAGTGGAACTCTTACCATGGCCCAAACACCCCCACGGCCTCCCCTGCTCCCTCCCCGTCCCCCTCCATAAAGATACCCCCGTCCCCCTTTCCCTCCTCACACCCCGGCACCCCCCACCACTGGGACAGCCCTGATTCCAGCCCTCAGCCTAAGGCTTGGCCCATGGGCATGGTTCCTGCTGGTTATAGCCCCAGTCCCGTCGGAGGCTTCCCCGACAAGATGTGGTCCAAGGCGGGCGAGAGTTGGGGCTCGACCCCCTTGGGGCTCCAGGAGAAGGCCTGGAAGTCTTCCGGAGGCTCTATGGCAGGTACACCGTCTCCGGCCCCAGAGGGACGCTTGTTCCCCGATGCCCTACAGCAGTCGGATGGACAGTCCCAGGCTGAGACTCCTCGCAACCTCGAGGAGGAAGAGCGGTGGTCGGACAGCGAGCATAACTTCTTGGACCCCAGCATCGGAGGGGTGGCAGTGGCGCCCGCCCACGGGTCCATCCTGATTGAGTGCGCCCGGCGTGAGCTGCACGCCACCACACCGCTCAAGAGGCCCGACCGCTCTCACCCCACCCGCATCTCCCTAGTGTTCTACCAGCACAAGAACATGAACCAGCCGTGCCACGGCCAGTGGATCTGGGAGGCCAAGATGAAGATGCTGGCGGAGCGGGCTAGAGAGAGGCAGCAGGAGGCAGCTCTACTGGGGCTGCCCTACGACGACATCAAACCTGGGAAGAAACGCAAATTGGGGGCCACGGCAGCAGGGGCCAGCCCGGGGCCTGGCCAGACCACGGACAAGAGAGAGGGGCCGGTGACACGGCTGGCCTCCACGCGACACACCACCTCTACCATCACTGTATCCCCCTACGCCTTTACCACCCTCACCGGGCCCTACAGCCACTTTGTGTGA